Proteins encoded in a region of the Xylocopa sonorina isolate GNS202 chromosome 11, iyXylSono1_principal, whole genome shotgun sequence genome:
- the Rbp gene encoding RIMS binding protein isoform X2 has protein sequence MLQCCGVGGGASTAPQAPQLQDTGSAVGITTSTKTTIMQDAVLESILDQMRETETRKAELERQHAEAQNQLREKIAGRYQGPESVEALQSKIRELEKKTELQMVRHEELSLELTSLRRARSRVPLVGHSTVPTTWPPAGTEIDRIIAKIEQDNSASRMVHDLEHTRGTITTQQPSVSQGILRSSSENLPNLGQHQHPPHPHALSLGMPTQMGHYAGSPMPLTPMMPGCPPLTPNGPPYHYSEPIPPAPSLSTSQSQPVFQQKIQQYQQPQPTHTELQSSHSQSTLQTQQKQQQTHTHYTSNQYQESYPHTQTYQQPLQQQQQPQQHPASTTYLTSSSQSVIPHYTQPTQTAQTFQLNGSQQFDLEINNDPCIQATTYPSLSITSHLNGTYSTGAGSFSTQLSHHNFSVPQTSIPQTTLSSLPPYSTSSYHSTLGALTSVPQTVLPFSSVQSCFATSGSTYSTVGTNAFGTSGVSSGTTSTGLLQAISDPLQAMQQLSAQSQANQLQQQAIIQQIQQSLRASSPTAPATTGHHFLGPRQMPKIPSSILSNPLDRLTNDNIAPEGQVDMLDIPGKGKCYVYIARFTYEPFQHSPNENPEAELPVQGGDYLLVWGQPDEDGFLDAESLDGRRGLVPANFVQKLVGNDLLEFHQAVLGLRDVDDSASTNIPQCYLQDIDLELAALEEGNRNRQAELSAYAELDNIAEEDEQEPPEVYLFSDLVPAPQHLTLERQLNKSVLIGWTAPENTHQLESYHVYVDGVLKVTVKATERTRALVEGVDSTRPHRISVRSVTHTRRTSRDAACTMVIGKDVALGPTAVKASNVTATSAVISWMPSNSNHQHVVCVNNVEVRTVKPGVYRHTITGLAPSTIYRVTVKAKNLRATHFEDQNTQAANNLACHVHFKTLPKGLPDPPVDIQVEAGPQDGTLLVTWQPVALNGSAVTGYAVYADGKKVTDVDSPTGDHALVDIHKLMGLNPKHITVRTKSRESQSSDSCATAIPCSVLRGGTAAHLQHGSTHMQDQGQPQPSGVMQPDDPNRHRMGAVSQRYPSAPVPSHMRRHGTTRVDAHGQVIIETDENLSDKEIYPGQSMSQMGVPEITKDSASEANYSEEDDPSRRGRGMPIHHGGQHRYTSQMGQQALPGTHRPGRMVGPTGRPQDPYYDPPGSQRGRTSSYRGGRGMQAQGGAGHPSSSAQQINKRTRWFVALFDYDPKRMSPNPDACEEELPFSEGDTIKVYGDKDADGFYWGECHGRRGYVPYNMVEEIKDPNQPGQGQSGRRGRWGDIYTSMPVKKMIALYDYDPHELSPNVDSNVELAFQTGNEIYVYGDLDDDGFYMGELNGVRGLVPSNFLTEAPDQPPQGQLPSGNRRPPSQGQGPGVRGPPPPPREPPPPGHRRGKDACIVPVSVPVCHLDSRQQQQQQQQQQQQQQQQQPSLMNNQQHQLQHQQNNPPHLAYQQANHHSYTTVTTSNQHGSTPIGAHQQGPVPPHLQQQGKGRGGVINRGSNVPGGMQGPGQHMQQQDYQQQSQPYQQQQQQNPQNQNYPQQSQGYQQQGSGFGPQGQQFQQQQPQQQQQQQPPQQYSQQNQGSSMQSSQSTSKPMRGIPTVLPTPQAKAQQNTAQGQQQQQQQQSTGPNLMQKFTEMAGASAGGDILSKGKELIFMKFGLGK, from the exons ATGTTGCAGTGCTGTGGTGTTGGAGGTGGCGCTTCCACGGCACCTCAGGCTCCGCAGCTGCAGGATACTGGATCTGCTGTCGGGATTACCACCTCCACGAAAACCACCATCATGCAGGACGCAGTTCTTGAATCCATCCTCGAT CAAATGCGTGAAACGGAAACTCGAAAGGCAGAGTTGGAGCGGCAACATGCAGAAGCACAGAATCAGCTACGCGAAAAGATAGCAGGACGATATCAAGGTCCGGAATCGGTCGAAGCACTACAGTCGAAAATAAGGGAACTTGAGAAAAAGACAGAGTTACAAATGGTTAGACACGAGGAATTATCTTTGGAATTAACGAGTCTGAGACGTGCACGAAGCAGAGTCCCATTAGTGGGTCACTCAACGGTTCCCACTACTTGGCCTCCGGCTGGTACCGAAATCGACAGAATAATAGCAAAGATAGAACAAGATAATAG CGCTAGCAGGATGGTACACGATTTGGAGCATACTCGAGGAACCATTACTACGCAACAGCCCTCAGTTTCACAGGGTATTTTGCGATCTAGCTCCGAAAATCTTCCTAATCTCGGTCAACATCAACATCCACCTCATCCGCACGCTTTAAGCTTAGGAATGCCAACTCAGATGGGTCAC TACGCAGGTTCACCTATGCCCCTAACGCCAATGATGCCTGGCTGTCCTCCGTTGACTCCGAACGGGCCGCCATATCACTACAGCGAACCAATCCCACCGGCGCCGTCACTTTCTACCAGTCAATCGCAGCCTGTTTTCCAACAAAAGATACAACAGTATCAACAACCGCAACCAACTCATACGGAGTTACAAAGCTCTCATTCTCAAAGTACCCTGCAAACACAGCAGAAGCAACAACAAACGCACACCCATTATACGAGCAATCAATATCAGGAGAGTTATCCACATACGCAAACTTATCAGCAGCCGctccagcagcaacaacagccgcAACAACATCCGGCCTCTACAACGTACCTGACGTCATCGAGTCAAAGCGTAATACCTCATTATACGCAGCCCACGCAAACCGCCCAAACTTTTCAATTGAATGGAAGTCAACAG TTTGATTTAGAAATTAACAACGATCCGTGTATACAGGCAACGACATATCCAAGTTTGTCCATTACGTCGCACCTAAATGGAACCTATAGTACGGGGGCGGGTAGTTTTAGTACTCAATTGTCGCATCACAACTTCTCAGTTCCACAAACGAGTATCCCACAAACCACGCTGTCCTCGCTGCCACCCTATTCGACGAGCTCCTATCATTCTACCCTGGGTGCGCTTACCAGTGTACCGCAAACCGTTCTTCCCTTCTCGAGTGTACAAAGCTGTTTCGCCACTAGCGGATCGACTTATTCCACCGTCGGGACCAATGCTTTTGGCACATCAGGTGTGAGCTCAG GAACCACATCAACGGGTTTGTTACAAGCCATAAGTGACCCTCTTCAAGCGATGCAGCAACTTTCCGCGCAGTCCCAAGCTAATCAGCTTCAACAACAGGCTATCATTCAACAGATCCAGCAAAGTTTACGCGCTAGTTCACCAACAGCTCCTGCTACAACTGGTCATCACTTTCTTGGTCCAAGGCAAATGCCAAAGATACCCAGTAGTATACTTTCTAATCCTTTGGATCGACTGACAAATGACAATATCGCGCCCGAGGGTCAAGTAGATATGCTGGATATACCCGGCAAGGGGAAATGTTACGTTTATATAGCTCGTTTCACTTACGAGCCGTTTCAGCACTCACCAAACGAAAATCCGGAAGCAGAGTTACCCGTTCAAGGTGGCGATTATCTTCTCGTTTGGGGGCAACCGGATGAAGATGGTTTTCTCGACGCGGAAAGCCTGGACGGTAGACGAGGCCTCGTCCCAGCAAACTTTGTTCAAAAATTAGTTGGCAACGATTTACTAGAATTTCATCAAGCTGTGCTTGGCCTTAGAGACGTCGACGATTCTGCTTCGACCAACATTCCTCAA TGTTACTTACAAGATATTGATCTCGAGTTAGCGGCCCTAGAAGAAGGAAACCGAAATCGACAAGCCGAATTGTCTGCGTACGCAGAGCTTGATAACATCGCAGAAGAAGACGAACAAGAACCACCAG AAGTCTACCTGTTTTCGGACCTAGTTCCGGCGCCGCAGCATCTCACTTTGGAGCGGCAACTGAACAAGAGCGTGTTAATCGGTTGGACAGCGCCAGAGAATACCCATCAGTTGGAATCATACCACGTCTACGTGGATGGGGTTCTAAAGGTTACCGTGAAAGCAACAGAAAGAACCAGAGCTTTGGTCGAAGGAGTTGATTCCACCAGG CCGCACAGAATAAGTGTACGTTCAGTGACACACACGAGGAGAACATCCCGGGATGCTGCATGTACGATGGTAATCGGTAAGGACGTCGCGTTGGGTCCAACCGCTGTGAAAGCATCGAACGTGACTGCTACCAGCGCTGTTATATCTTGGATGCCGAGTAACAGCAACCATCAACACGTAGTCTGCGTGAACAATGTTGAAGTAAGGACCGTGAAGCCTGGTGTTTACCGGCACACGATTACTGGTTTGGCACCATCGACAATCTACAGGGTGACCGTTAAAGCGAAAAATTTGAGAGCGACGCATTTCGAGGACCAAAACACTCAAGCGGCGAACAATTTAGCATGTCACGTCCATTTCAAAACGTTACCCAAAGGACTACCTGACCCTCCGGTCGATATCCAG GTGGAGGCTGGACCGCAGGACGGCACTTTGCTAGTGACCTGGCAGCCTGTTGCCCTAAACGGTTCGGCCGTCACCGGTTACGCGGTGTACGCCGATGGGAAAAAGGTCACCGACGTAGACAGCCCCACCGGTGACCACGCTTTGGTTGACATACACAAACTCATGGGCTTAAATCCAAAGCACATTACGGTCAGAACTAAAAGCAGAGAAAGTCAATCGAGCGACAGCTGTGCCACTGCCATTCCTTGTAGCGTTCTTCGTGGTGGTACCGCGGCTCATTTGCAACACGGATCTACGCACATGCAAGATCAAGGACAACCACAACCCTCCGGCGTTATGCAACCGGACGATCCGAACAGACATCGCATGGGGGCTGTAAGCCAAAGATACCCATCAGCTCCTGTACCCTCTCACATGAGAAGGCACGGAACTACTAGGGTTGATGCTCACGGTCAAGTCATAATCGAGACGGATGAAAATTTATCCGATAAAGAAATTTATCCTGGGCAAAGCATGTCCCAGATGG GAGTTCCAGAAATAACCAAAGATTCGGCAAGCGAAGCGAATTACAGCGAGGAAGACGATCCGTCACGTAGAGGTAGGGGGATGCCAATACATCACGGTGGACAACATcggtacacttcgcaaatgggaCAGCAAGCACTCCCTGGTACACATCGACCCGGAAGAATGGTGGGTCCTACAGGTAGACCTCAAGATCCTTATTACGATCCACCAG GAAGCCAACGAGGTAGAACCTCTAGCTATCgtggtggacgaggaatgcaagctCAAGGTGGTGCCGGTCATCCATCGAGCAGCGCTCAACAAATAAATAAGAGAACACGTTGGTTTGTTGCCCTGTTCGATTACGATCCTAAAAGAATGTCACCTAATCCAGATGCCTGCGAAGAGGAATTACCCTTCTCTGAGGGCGACACCATCaag GTGTACGGCGACAAAGATGCGGATGGATTTTATTGGGGAGAGTGTCatggtagacgaggatacgTTCCTTACAACATGGTCGAAGAAATTAAAGATCCGAATCAGCCTGGGCAGGGTCAATCGGGAAGGAGAGGAAGGTGGGGAGATATTTATACCAGTATGCCAGTGAAGAAGATGATAGCACTGTATGATTACGACCCTCACGAATTATCTCCGAACGTTGACTCT AACGTAGAGCTGGCGTTCCAAACTGGGAACGAGATTTATGTATACGGTGATTTGGACGACGATGGATTCTATATGGGCGAATTAAACGGAGTACGTGGTTTAGTTCCAAGCAATTTTCTCACCGAAGCACCAGATCAACCGCCACAAGGCCAACTTCCATCGGGAAATAGAAGACCTCCTAGTCAAGGTCAAGGACCGGGAGTGAGAGGACCACCTCCCCCACCGCGAGAACCTCCACCTCCTGGTCATCGACGAGGCAAAG ATGCCTGCATTGTGCCTGTGTCTGTCCCTGTCTGTCACTTAGACTCtagacaacaacaacaacaacaacaacaacaacaacaacaacaacaacaacaacaaccatCACTAATGAATAACCAACAACATCAACTCCAACATCAACAAAACAATCCACCGCATCTAGCGTACCAACAAGCGAATCACCACAGCTACACGACTGTAACTACGTCCAACCAACATGGGTCTACACCCATAGGTGCCCATCAGCAAGGTCCCGTACCACCCCACCTTCAACAACAG GGGAAGGGGAGGGGAGGCGTGATCAATCGTGGTAGTAATGTGCCGGGAGGTATGCAAGGCCCTGGACAACATATGCAACAACAAGATTATCAGCAGCAGAGCCAACCGtatcaacagcaacagcagcaaaaTCCGCAGAACCAAAATTATCCGCAACAGAGTCAAGGATATCAACAGCAAGGTTCGGGATTTGGCCCGCAGGGCCAACAATTCCAACAGCAACAGCctcagcaacaacaacagcaacaaccaCCTCAACAGTATTCGCAACAGAACCAGGGTTCTTCCATGCAAAGCAGCCAGAGTACGAGCAAGCCGATGAGGGGAATACCAACCGTATTACCGACACCTCAAGCGAAGGCCCAACAGAACACTGCGCAGggacagcaacaacaacaacagcagcaaagTACAGGGCCGAACTTGATGCAAAAATTCACGGAGATGGCCGGTGCGAGCGCTGGTGGCGATATCCTGTCGAAAGGAAAAGAACTGATTTTCATGAAGTTCGGGCTAGGCAAGTGA
- the Rbp gene encoding RIMS binding protein isoform X1, translated as MLQCCGVGGGASTAPQAPQLQDTGSAVGITTSTKTTIMQDAVLESILDQMRETETRKAELERQHAEAQNQLREKIAGRYQGPESVEALQSKIRELEKKTELQMVRHEELSLELTSLRRARSRVPLVGHSTVPTTWPPAGTEIDRIIAKIEQDNSASRMVHDLEHTRGTITTQQPSVSQGILRSSSENLPNLGQHQHPPHPHALSLGMPTQMGHYAGSPMPLTPMMPGCPPLTPNGPPYHYSEPIPPAPSLSTSQSQPVFQQKIQQYQQPQPTHTELQSSHSQSTLQTQQKQQQTHTHYTSNQYQESYPHTQTYQQPLQQQQQPQQHPASTTYLTSSSQSVIPHYTQPTQTAQTFQLNGSQQFDLEINNDPCIQATTYPSLSITSHLNGTYSTGAGSFSTQLSHHNFSVPQTSIPQTTLSSLPPYSTSSYHSTLGALTSVPQTVLPFSSVQSCFATSGSTYSTVGTNAFGTSGVSSGTTSTGLLQAISDPLQAMQQLSAQSQANQLQQQAIIQQIQQSLRASSPTAPATTGHHFLGPRQMPKIPSSILSNPLDRLTNDNIAPEGQVDMLDIPGKGKCYVYIARFTYEPFQHSPNENPEAELPVQGGDYLLVWGQPDEDGFLDAESLDGRRGLVPANFVQKLVGNDLLEFHQAVLGLRDVDDSASTNIPQVSNCYLQDIDLELAALEEGNRNRQAELSAYAELDNIAEEDEQEPPEVYLFSDLVPAPQHLTLERQLNKSVLIGWTAPENTHQLESYHVYVDGVLKVTVKATERTRALVEGVDSTRPHRISVRSVTHTRRTSRDAACTMVIGKDVALGPTAVKASNVTATSAVISWMPSNSNHQHVVCVNNVEVRTVKPGVYRHTITGLAPSTIYRVTVKAKNLRATHFEDQNTQAANNLACHVHFKTLPKGLPDPPVDIQVEAGPQDGTLLVTWQPVALNGSAVTGYAVYADGKKVTDVDSPTGDHALVDIHKLMGLNPKHITVRTKSRESQSSDSCATAIPCSVLRGGTAAHLQHGSTHMQDQGQPQPSGVMQPDDPNRHRMGAVSQRYPSAPVPSHMRRHGTTRVDAHGQVIIETDENLSDKEIYPGQSMSQMGVPEITKDSASEANYSEEDDPSRRGRGMPIHHGGQHRYTSQMGQQALPGTHRPGRMVGPTGRPQDPYYDPPGSQRGRTSSYRGGRGMQAQGGAGHPSSSAQQINKRTRWFVALFDYDPKRMSPNPDACEEELPFSEGDTIKVYGDKDADGFYWGECHGRRGYVPYNMVEEIKDPNQPGQGQSGRRGRWGDIYTSMPVKKMIALYDYDPHELSPNVDSNVELAFQTGNEIYVYGDLDDDGFYMGELNGVRGLVPSNFLTEAPDQPPQGQLPSGNRRPPSQGQGPGVRGPPPPPREPPPPGHRRGKDACIVPVSVPVCHLDSRQQQQQQQQQQQQQQQQQPSLMNNQQHQLQHQQNNPPHLAYQQANHHSYTTVTTSNQHGSTPIGAHQQGPVPPHLQQQGKGRGGVINRGSNVPGGMQGPGQHMQQQDYQQQSQPYQQQQQQNPQNQNYPQQSQGYQQQGSGFGPQGQQFQQQQPQQQQQQQPPQQYSQQNQGSSMQSSQSTSKPMRGIPTVLPTPQAKAQQNTAQGQQQQQQQQSTGPNLMQKFTEMAGASAGGDILSKGKELIFMKFGLGK; from the exons ATGTTGCAGTGCTGTGGTGTTGGAGGTGGCGCTTCCACGGCACCTCAGGCTCCGCAGCTGCAGGATACTGGATCTGCTGTCGGGATTACCACCTCCACGAAAACCACCATCATGCAGGACGCAGTTCTTGAATCCATCCTCGAT CAAATGCGTGAAACGGAAACTCGAAAGGCAGAGTTGGAGCGGCAACATGCAGAAGCACAGAATCAGCTACGCGAAAAGATAGCAGGACGATATCAAGGTCCGGAATCGGTCGAAGCACTACAGTCGAAAATAAGGGAACTTGAGAAAAAGACAGAGTTACAAATGGTTAGACACGAGGAATTATCTTTGGAATTAACGAGTCTGAGACGTGCACGAAGCAGAGTCCCATTAGTGGGTCACTCAACGGTTCCCACTACTTGGCCTCCGGCTGGTACCGAAATCGACAGAATAATAGCAAAGATAGAACAAGATAATAG CGCTAGCAGGATGGTACACGATTTGGAGCATACTCGAGGAACCATTACTACGCAACAGCCCTCAGTTTCACAGGGTATTTTGCGATCTAGCTCCGAAAATCTTCCTAATCTCGGTCAACATCAACATCCACCTCATCCGCACGCTTTAAGCTTAGGAATGCCAACTCAGATGGGTCAC TACGCAGGTTCACCTATGCCCCTAACGCCAATGATGCCTGGCTGTCCTCCGTTGACTCCGAACGGGCCGCCATATCACTACAGCGAACCAATCCCACCGGCGCCGTCACTTTCTACCAGTCAATCGCAGCCTGTTTTCCAACAAAAGATACAACAGTATCAACAACCGCAACCAACTCATACGGAGTTACAAAGCTCTCATTCTCAAAGTACCCTGCAAACACAGCAGAAGCAACAACAAACGCACACCCATTATACGAGCAATCAATATCAGGAGAGTTATCCACATACGCAAACTTATCAGCAGCCGctccagcagcaacaacagccgcAACAACATCCGGCCTCTACAACGTACCTGACGTCATCGAGTCAAAGCGTAATACCTCATTATACGCAGCCCACGCAAACCGCCCAAACTTTTCAATTGAATGGAAGTCAACAG TTTGATTTAGAAATTAACAACGATCCGTGTATACAGGCAACGACATATCCAAGTTTGTCCATTACGTCGCACCTAAATGGAACCTATAGTACGGGGGCGGGTAGTTTTAGTACTCAATTGTCGCATCACAACTTCTCAGTTCCACAAACGAGTATCCCACAAACCACGCTGTCCTCGCTGCCACCCTATTCGACGAGCTCCTATCATTCTACCCTGGGTGCGCTTACCAGTGTACCGCAAACCGTTCTTCCCTTCTCGAGTGTACAAAGCTGTTTCGCCACTAGCGGATCGACTTATTCCACCGTCGGGACCAATGCTTTTGGCACATCAGGTGTGAGCTCAG GAACCACATCAACGGGTTTGTTACAAGCCATAAGTGACCCTCTTCAAGCGATGCAGCAACTTTCCGCGCAGTCCCAAGCTAATCAGCTTCAACAACAGGCTATCATTCAACAGATCCAGCAAAGTTTACGCGCTAGTTCACCAACAGCTCCTGCTACAACTGGTCATCACTTTCTTGGTCCAAGGCAAATGCCAAAGATACCCAGTAGTATACTTTCTAATCCTTTGGATCGACTGACAAATGACAATATCGCGCCCGAGGGTCAAGTAGATATGCTGGATATACCCGGCAAGGGGAAATGTTACGTTTATATAGCTCGTTTCACTTACGAGCCGTTTCAGCACTCACCAAACGAAAATCCGGAAGCAGAGTTACCCGTTCAAGGTGGCGATTATCTTCTCGTTTGGGGGCAACCGGATGAAGATGGTTTTCTCGACGCGGAAAGCCTGGACGGTAGACGAGGCCTCGTCCCAGCAAACTTTGTTCAAAAATTAGTTGGCAACGATTTACTAGAATTTCATCAAGCTGTGCTTGGCCTTAGAGACGTCGACGATTCTGCTTCGACCAACATTCCTCAAGTGAGCAAT TGTTACTTACAAGATATTGATCTCGAGTTAGCGGCCCTAGAAGAAGGAAACCGAAATCGACAAGCCGAATTGTCTGCGTACGCAGAGCTTGATAACATCGCAGAAGAAGACGAACAAGAACCACCAG AAGTCTACCTGTTTTCGGACCTAGTTCCGGCGCCGCAGCATCTCACTTTGGAGCGGCAACTGAACAAGAGCGTGTTAATCGGTTGGACAGCGCCAGAGAATACCCATCAGTTGGAATCATACCACGTCTACGTGGATGGGGTTCTAAAGGTTACCGTGAAAGCAACAGAAAGAACCAGAGCTTTGGTCGAAGGAGTTGATTCCACCAGG CCGCACAGAATAAGTGTACGTTCAGTGACACACACGAGGAGAACATCCCGGGATGCTGCATGTACGATGGTAATCGGTAAGGACGTCGCGTTGGGTCCAACCGCTGTGAAAGCATCGAACGTGACTGCTACCAGCGCTGTTATATCTTGGATGCCGAGTAACAGCAACCATCAACACGTAGTCTGCGTGAACAATGTTGAAGTAAGGACCGTGAAGCCTGGTGTTTACCGGCACACGATTACTGGTTTGGCACCATCGACAATCTACAGGGTGACCGTTAAAGCGAAAAATTTGAGAGCGACGCATTTCGAGGACCAAAACACTCAAGCGGCGAACAATTTAGCATGTCACGTCCATTTCAAAACGTTACCCAAAGGACTACCTGACCCTCCGGTCGATATCCAG GTGGAGGCTGGACCGCAGGACGGCACTTTGCTAGTGACCTGGCAGCCTGTTGCCCTAAACGGTTCGGCCGTCACCGGTTACGCGGTGTACGCCGATGGGAAAAAGGTCACCGACGTAGACAGCCCCACCGGTGACCACGCTTTGGTTGACATACACAAACTCATGGGCTTAAATCCAAAGCACATTACGGTCAGAACTAAAAGCAGAGAAAGTCAATCGAGCGACAGCTGTGCCACTGCCATTCCTTGTAGCGTTCTTCGTGGTGGTACCGCGGCTCATTTGCAACACGGATCTACGCACATGCAAGATCAAGGACAACCACAACCCTCCGGCGTTATGCAACCGGACGATCCGAACAGACATCGCATGGGGGCTGTAAGCCAAAGATACCCATCAGCTCCTGTACCCTCTCACATGAGAAGGCACGGAACTACTAGGGTTGATGCTCACGGTCAAGTCATAATCGAGACGGATGAAAATTTATCCGATAAAGAAATTTATCCTGGGCAAAGCATGTCCCAGATGG GAGTTCCAGAAATAACCAAAGATTCGGCAAGCGAAGCGAATTACAGCGAGGAAGACGATCCGTCACGTAGAGGTAGGGGGATGCCAATACATCACGGTGGACAACATcggtacacttcgcaaatgggaCAGCAAGCACTCCCTGGTACACATCGACCCGGAAGAATGGTGGGTCCTACAGGTAGACCTCAAGATCCTTATTACGATCCACCAG GAAGCCAACGAGGTAGAACCTCTAGCTATCgtggtggacgaggaatgcaagctCAAGGTGGTGCCGGTCATCCATCGAGCAGCGCTCAACAAATAAATAAGAGAACACGTTGGTTTGTTGCCCTGTTCGATTACGATCCTAAAAGAATGTCACCTAATCCAGATGCCTGCGAAGAGGAATTACCCTTCTCTGAGGGCGACACCATCaag GTGTACGGCGACAAAGATGCGGATGGATTTTATTGGGGAGAGTGTCatggtagacgaggatacgTTCCTTACAACATGGTCGAAGAAATTAAAGATCCGAATCAGCCTGGGCAGGGTCAATCGGGAAGGAGAGGAAGGTGGGGAGATATTTATACCAGTATGCCAGTGAAGAAGATGATAGCACTGTATGATTACGACCCTCACGAATTATCTCCGAACGTTGACTCT AACGTAGAGCTGGCGTTCCAAACTGGGAACGAGATTTATGTATACGGTGATTTGGACGACGATGGATTCTATATGGGCGAATTAAACGGAGTACGTGGTTTAGTTCCAAGCAATTTTCTCACCGAAGCACCAGATCAACCGCCACAAGGCCAACTTCCATCGGGAAATAGAAGACCTCCTAGTCAAGGTCAAGGACCGGGAGTGAGAGGACCACCTCCCCCACCGCGAGAACCTCCACCTCCTGGTCATCGACGAGGCAAAG ATGCCTGCATTGTGCCTGTGTCTGTCCCTGTCTGTCACTTAGACTCtagacaacaacaacaacaacaacaacaacaacaacaacaacaacaacaacaacaaccatCACTAATGAATAACCAACAACATCAACTCCAACATCAACAAAACAATCCACCGCATCTAGCGTACCAACAAGCGAATCACCACAGCTACACGACTGTAACTACGTCCAACCAACATGGGTCTACACCCATAGGTGCCCATCAGCAAGGTCCCGTACCACCCCACCTTCAACAACAG GGGAAGGGGAGGGGAGGCGTGATCAATCGTGGTAGTAATGTGCCGGGAGGTATGCAAGGCCCTGGACAACATATGCAACAACAAGATTATCAGCAGCAGAGCCAACCGtatcaacagcaacagcagcaaaaTCCGCAGAACCAAAATTATCCGCAACAGAGTCAAGGATATCAACAGCAAGGTTCGGGATTTGGCCCGCAGGGCCAACAATTCCAACAGCAACAGCctcagcaacaacaacagcaacaaccaCCTCAACAGTATTCGCAACAGAACCAGGGTTCTTCCATGCAAAGCAGCCAGAGTACGAGCAAGCCGATGAGGGGAATACCAACCGTATTACCGACACCTCAAGCGAAGGCCCAACAGAACACTGCGCAGggacagcaacaacaacaacagcagcaaagTACAGGGCCGAACTTGATGCAAAAATTCACGGAGATGGCCGGTGCGAGCGCTGGTGGCGATATCCTGTCGAAAGGAAAAGAACTGATTTTCATGAAGTTCGGGCTAGGCAAGTGA